In a genomic window of Myotis daubentonii chromosome 18, mMyoDau2.1, whole genome shotgun sequence:
- the LOC132220826 gene encoding transmembrane protein 225B-like isoform X1, which translates to MCLESTVVPPPPPAFSVKRYGLLLHPAPVCMRCGITRPHRVLVLTCTVTGSALLWWAFSLPTWAKVDVPDSPQVLFSALFAICSQEVRCWVPPSKSYGFAFGRIFMISALLLSFFLNITLLAFPHALPDTWKQYFVFTITCFIVGVCVLLALLLHSLYIWKVTDIFKEAKVTFLYPSFILSVSITLFFLSGILCFVSAHRCWFQCVVQRPIQVKPLQTPVASPCPVAVTESKPGGGS; encoded by the exons ATGTGCTTGGAATCTActgtggtccccccccccccccccgccttttctGTTAAGAGATACGGGCTCCTCCTGCAT CCAGCTCCCGTCTGTATGAGATGTGGGATCACTAGGCCGCACCGCGTTCTGGTCCTCACCTGCACGGTCACGGGGTCGGCCCTCCTGTGGTGGGCCTTCAGCCTGCCCACCTGGGCGAAGGTGGACGTCCCCGACAGCCCCCAGGTCCTGTTCAGCGCCCTGTTTGCCATCTGCAGCCAGGAGGTCAGGTGCTGGGTTCCTCCATCCAAGTCAT ACGGCTTCGCATTTGGTCGAATTTTCATGATCAGCGcccttcttctctccttcttcctgaaCATCACACTCCTGGCCTTCCCGCACGCCCTTCCTGACACCTGGAAACAGTACTTTGTCTTCACCATCACCTGCTTCATCGTag GTGTCTGTGTGCTCCTTGCGTTGCTGCTGCACTCTCTGTATATTTGGAAAGTAACTGACATATTCAAGGAAGCGAAAGTCACCTTTCTCTACCCCTCTTTCATCCTCTCCGTCAGCATCACGCTGTTTTTCTTGTCTG GAATTCTCTGCTTCGTCAGCGCCCACCGCTGCTGGTTTCAGTGTGTTGTGCAGCGGCCGATTCAGGTGAAACCCCTGCAGACGCCCGTGGCCAGTCCTTGCCCTGTAGCCGTCACCGAGAGCAAACCGGGTGGAGGCAGCTAG
- the LOC132220826 gene encoding transmembrane protein 225B-like isoform X3 — translation MCLESTVVPPPPPAFSVKRYGLLLHPAPVCMRCGITRPHRVLVLTCTVTGSALLWWAFSLPTWAKVDVPDSPQVLFSALFAICSQEVRCWVPPSKSYGFAFGRIFMISALLLSFFLNITLLAFPHALPDTWKQYFVFTITCFIVGILCFVSAHRCWFQCVVQRPIQVKPLQTPVASPCPVAVTESKPGGGS, via the exons ATGTGCTTGGAATCTActgtggtccccccccccccccccgccttttctGTTAAGAGATACGGGCTCCTCCTGCAT CCAGCTCCCGTCTGTATGAGATGTGGGATCACTAGGCCGCACCGCGTTCTGGTCCTCACCTGCACGGTCACGGGGTCGGCCCTCCTGTGGTGGGCCTTCAGCCTGCCCACCTGGGCGAAGGTGGACGTCCCCGACAGCCCCCAGGTCCTGTTCAGCGCCCTGTTTGCCATCTGCAGCCAGGAGGTCAGGTGCTGGGTTCCTCCATCCAAGTCAT ACGGCTTCGCATTTGGTCGAATTTTCATGATCAGCGcccttcttctctccttcttcctgaaCATCACACTCCTGGCCTTCCCGCACGCCCTTCCTGACACCTGGAAACAGTACTTTGTCTTCACCATCACCTGCTTCATCGTag GAATTCTCTGCTTCGTCAGCGCCCACCGCTGCTGGTTTCAGTGTGTTGTGCAGCGGCCGATTCAGGTGAAACCCCTGCAGACGCCCGTGGCCAGTCCTTGCCCTGTAGCCGTCACCGAGAGCAAACCGGGTGGAGGCAGCTAG
- the LOC132220826 gene encoding transmembrane protein 225B-like isoform X2, whose protein sequence is MRCGITRPHRVLVLTCTVTGSALLWWAFSLPTWAKVDVPDSPQVLFSALFAICSQEVRCWVPPSKSYGFAFGRIFMISALLLSFFLNITLLAFPHALPDTWKQYFVFTITCFIVGVCVLLALLLHSLYIWKVTDIFKEAKVTFLYPSFILSVSITLFFLSGILCFVSAHRCWFQCVVQRPIQVKPLQTPVASPCPVAVTESKPGGGS, encoded by the exons ATGAGATGTGGGATCACTAGGCCGCACCGCGTTCTGGTCCTCACCTGCACGGTCACGGGGTCGGCCCTCCTGTGGTGGGCCTTCAGCCTGCCCACCTGGGCGAAGGTGGACGTCCCCGACAGCCCCCAGGTCCTGTTCAGCGCCCTGTTTGCCATCTGCAGCCAGGAGGTCAGGTGCTGGGTTCCTCCATCCAAGTCAT ACGGCTTCGCATTTGGTCGAATTTTCATGATCAGCGcccttcttctctccttcttcctgaaCATCACACTCCTGGCCTTCCCGCACGCCCTTCCTGACACCTGGAAACAGTACTTTGTCTTCACCATCACCTGCTTCATCGTag GTGTCTGTGTGCTCCTTGCGTTGCTGCTGCACTCTCTGTATATTTGGAAAGTAACTGACATATTCAAGGAAGCGAAAGTCACCTTTCTCTACCCCTCTTTCATCCTCTCCGTCAGCATCACGCTGTTTTTCTTGTCTG GAATTCTCTGCTTCGTCAGCGCCCACCGCTGCTGGTTTCAGTGTGTTGTGCAGCGGCCGATTCAGGTGAAACCCCTGCAGACGCCCGTGGCCAGTCCTTGCCCTGTAGCCGTCACCGAGAGCAAACCGGGTGGAGGCAGCTAG
- the LOC132220854 gene encoding histone H2B type 1-C/E/F/G/I, with amino-acid sequence MPEPAKSAPAPKKGSKKAVTKAQKKDGKKRKRSRKESYSVYVYKVLKQVHPDTGISSKAMGIMNSFVNDIFERIAGEASRLAHYNKRSTITSREIQTAVRLLLPGELAKHAVSEGTKAVTKYTSSK; translated from the coding sequence ATGCCCGAGCCCGCCAAGTCCGCGCCCGCCCCGAAGAAGGGCTCCAAGAAGGCGGTGACCAAGGCGCAGAAGAAAGACGGCAAGAAGCGCAAGCGCAGCCGCAAGGAGAGCTACTCGGTGTACGTGTACAAGGTGCTCAAGCAGGTGCACCCCGACACCGGCATCTCGTCCAAGGCCATGGGCATCATGAACTCGTTCGTCAACGACATCTTCGAGCGCATCGCGGGCGAGGCGTCGCGCCTGGCGCATTACAACAAGCGCTCGACCATCACGTCGCGCGAGATCCAGACGGCCGTGCGCCTGCTGCTGCCCGGCGAGCTGGCCAAGCACGCCGTGTCCGAGGGCACCAAGGCCGTCACCAAGTACACCAGCTCCAAGTAG
- the LOC132220838 gene encoding histone H2A type 1, with protein sequence MSGRGKQGGKARAKAKTRSSRAGLQFPVGRVHRLLRKGNYAERVGAGAPVYLAAVLEYLTAEILELAGNAARDNKKTRIIPRHLQLAIRNDEELNKLLGKVTIAQGGVLPNIQAVLLPKKTESHHKAKGK encoded by the coding sequence ATGTCTGGACGCGGCAAGCAGGGCGGCAAGGCGCGCGCCAAGGCCAAGACGCGGTCCTCGCGGGCCGGGCTGCAGTTCCCCGTGGGCCGCGTGCACCGGCTGCTCCGCAAGGGCAACTACGCCGAGCGCGTCGGCGCGGGCGCGCCCGTGTACCTGGCGGCGGTGCTGGAGTACCTGACGGCCGAGATCCTGGAGCTGGCGGGCAACGCGGCGCGCGACAACAAGAAGACGCGCATCATCCCGCGCCACCTGCAGCTGGCCATCCGCAACGACGAGGAGCTCAACAAGCTGCTGGGCAAGGTGACCATCGCGCAGGGCGGCGTGCTGCCCAACATCCAGGCCGTGCTGCTGCCCAAGAAGACCGAGAGCCACCACAAGGCCAAGGGCAAGTAA
- the LOC132220866 gene encoding histone H4 gives MSGRGKGGKGLGKGGAKRHRKVLRDNIQGITKPAIRRLARRGGVKRISGLIYEETRGVLKVFLENVIRDAVTYTEHAKRKTVTAMDVVYALKRQGRTLYGFGG, from the coding sequence ATGTCCGGGCGCGGCAAAGGCGGgaagggcctgggcaagggcggcgCCAAGCGCCACCGCAAGGTGCTGCGCGACAACATCCAGGGCATCACCAAGCCCGCCATCCGGCGCCTGGCGCGGCGCGGCGGCGTCAAGCGCATCTCCGGGCTCATCTACGAGGAGACGCGCGGGGTGCTCAAGGTCTTCCTGGAGAACGTGATCCGCGACGCCGTCACCTACACGGAGCACGCCAAGCGCAAGACGGTCACGGCCATGGACGTGGTCTACGCGCTCAAGCGCCAGGGCCGCACCCTCTACGGCTTCGGCGGCTGA
- the LOC132220848 gene encoding histone H2A type 1-H — translation MSGRGKQGGKARAKAKTRSSRAGLQFPVGRVHRLLRKGNYAERVGAGAPVYLAAVLEYLTAEILELAGNAARDNKKTRIIPRHLQLAIRNDEELNKLLGKVTIAQGGVLPNIQAVLLPKKTESHHKAK, via the coding sequence ATGTCCGGCCGCGGCAAGCAGGGCGGCAAGGCGCGCGCCAAGGCCAAGACCCGCTCCTCGCGGGCCGGGCTGCAGTTCCCCGTGGGCCGCGTGCACCGGCTGCTCCGCAAGGGCAACTACGCCGAGCGCGTCGGCGCGGGCGCGCCCGTGTACCTGGCGGCGGTGCTGGAGTACCTGACGGCCGAGATCCTGGAGCTGGCGGGCAACGCGGCGCGCGACAACAAGAAGACGCGCATCATCCCGCGACACCTGCAGCTGGCCATCCGCAACGACGAGGAGCTCAACAAGCTCCTGGGCAAGGTGACCATCGCGCAGGGCGGCGTGCTGCCCAACATCCAGGCCGTGCTGCTGCCCAAGAAGACCGAGAGCCACCACAAGGCCAAGTAA
- the PRSS16 gene encoding thymus-specific serine protease, whose protein sequence is MERPGAPRRGLGSMALGPALWLGPLLLASLGGSSAPASLLRRLGEHIRRFQESSVLGLSLGPGVAARPREGWLEQPLDPFNASDRRSFLQRYWISDQHWASRDGPVFLHLGGEGSLGPGSVMRGHPAALAPALGALVIGLEHRFYGLSIPAGGLNTAQLRFLSSRHALADVVSARLALSRLHNVSSSSRWVCFGGSYAGSLAAWARLKFPHLLFAAVASSAPVRAVLDFSAYNEVVSRSLTNTAIGGSPECLAAVSTAFAEVERRLRAGEEARTSLRAELGACSSLGRAEDREELLGALQALVGGAVQYDGQAGAPLSVRQLCGLLLEGRRNGSRPVPYHGLRRAVQVVMHSMGQRCLSFSRAETLAQLRVTEPQVSGVGDRQWLYQTCTEFGFYVTCEDPTCPFSKLPALPSQLELCEQVFGLSTWSTVQAVAQTNSYYGGQTPVATQVLFVNGDMDPWHVLSVTQDLGPSVSALLIPNASHCLDMAPERPSDTPSLRLGRQSILQQLQTWLKMAKKSLVRGGV, encoded by the exons atggagaggCCCGGCGCCCCCCGCCGAGGACTGGGCAGCATGGCCCTGGGCCCTGCGCTGTGGCTGGGCCCTCTGCTCCTGGCTTCCCTCGGGGGGTCCTCAGCTCCAG CCTCTCTCCTTAGGCGCCTCGGCGAGCACATCCGGCGTTTTCAGGAGAGCTCTGTCCTGGGCCTGAGTCTGGGTCCGGGGGTGGCGGCCCGCCCTAGAGAGGGGTGGCTGGAGCAGCCCCTGGACCCCTTCAATGCGTCTGACAGGAGGTCCTTCCTTCAG CGGTACTGGATAAGCGACCAGCACTGGGCCAGCCGGGATGGACCTGTATTCCTGCATCTGGGGGGCGAGGGCAGCCTCGGGCCGGGCTCAGTGATGAGAG GGcaccctgcagccctggccccagccttGGGGGCCCTGGTGATAGGCCTGGAACACAGGTTTTATGGCCTGAGCATACCTGCTGGGGGCCTGAACACGGCCCAGCTCCGCTTCTTGTCCAGCCGCCATGC GCTGGCCGACGTGGTCTCCGCGCGCCTCGCGCTCTCCCGCCTCCACAACGTCTCCTCTTCCAGCCGCTGGGTCTGCTTCGGAGGCTCCTATGCCGGCTCCCTGGCCGCCTGGGCGCGGCTGAAG ttCCCGCATCTCCTCTTCGCCGCGGTCGCCTCCTCGGCCCCGGTGCGGGCCGTGCTGGATTTCTCCGCCTACAACGAG GTGGTGTCCAGGAGCCTCACGAACACGGCGATCGGCGGGTCACCAGAA TGCCTGGCAGCGGTGTCCACGGCCTTCGCGGAGGTGGAGCGGCGGTTGCGCGCGGGAGAGGAGGCCCGCACGTCTCTGAGGGCTGAGCTGGGCGCCTGCTCGTCCCTGGGCCGCGCGGAGGACcgggaggagctgctgggggcGCTGCAGGCGCTGGTGGGGGGCGCAGTGCAGTATGACGGACAGGCGGGGGCGCCGCTGAGCGTGCGGCAGCTCTGCGGACTCCTGCTCGAGGGCAGGCGCAATGGCAGCCGCCCTGTGCCCTACCACGGGCTGCGTCGGGCGGTGCAG GTTGTCATGCACAGCATGGGCCAGAGGTGTTTAAGCTTTTCCCGAGCAGAGACATTGGCACAGCTGAGGGTCACAGAACCCCAAGTGTCCGGCGTGGGTGACCGGCAGTGGTTGTACCAGACATGTACTGAGTTCGGCTTCT ATGTCACCTGTGAGGACCCCACATGTCCTTTCTCCAAACTCCCAGCACTGCCCTCCCagctggagctgtgtgagcaggtGTTTGGGCTTTCAACCTGGTCCACAGTCCAGGCTGTGGCTCAGACCAACTCCTACTACGGTGGCCAGACCCCAGTGGCCACCCAGGTGCTGTTCGTGAATG GGGATATGGACCCCTGGCACGTGCTGAGTGTCACTCAGGACTTGGGGCCCTCCGTGTCAGCCCTTCTCATCCCCAATGCCTCTCACTGCTTGGATATGGCACCTGAGCGGCCCTCAGACACCCCCAGCCTCCGCCTAGGGCGCCAG AGCATCTTGCAGCAGCTGCAGACCTGGCTCAAGATGGCGAAGAAGAGCTTGGTTAGGGGTGGGGTCTGA